One region of Syntrophorhabdus sp. genomic DNA includes:
- a CDS encoding NAD(P)/FAD-dependent oxidoreductase has protein sequence MKYDWIIIGAGVSGMVSAIILAKSGYRTAIVEKAPESAQTIRGFSRNGKFFDTGFHYAGGLEDKGPLDVILKYLGLSESLEKVPFDPDGFDILRIREPSFEFSFPSGLEALRQRLLGDFPGEKGAIDGYLSIITRACRRLPYMDLESEMPENLLPFSVHEPTLQQVLDGLTSNTLLKCVLSAHCLLHGVSPCEVPITNHAGVVVPYYRSSHAIVGGGASLARFFEERLGDLGTDIYCGRGATGLAWAGDRSISGVCLENGETIPCGGVVCTVHPSYLVDILPEWAFRPALRDHLKTLEDTSSAISLFGTCKKPAETLSRSNIFHMPSALYPAVAGNTNIEQNPLFISGGPRRNDKYEAGVIVISPYPNTRDRIFRAQGLPAGRQQYDRWKGEATRRLAAHVENSIPELHNNMEIVESATPFTFMGFTNNPTGGLYGVKHKSGQYNPMPMTKIDKVFVAGQAVTAPGILGAAISGFVASGCIVGHEKLRKELRAYI, from the coding sequence ATGAAATATGACTGGATCATCATAGGCGCCGGCGTGTCCGGCATGGTCTCTGCGATCATCCTCGCAAAGAGCGGTTACCGCACGGCCATCGTGGAAAAGGCCCCGGAGTCCGCCCAAACAATCAGGGGCTTTTCCCGCAACGGAAAATTCTTCGACACCGGCTTCCACTATGCGGGCGGCCTGGAGGACAAAGGGCCCCTCGATGTGATCCTGAAATATCTCGGACTGTCGGAGAGTCTCGAAAAGGTCCCATTCGACCCCGATGGGTTTGATATCCTCCGTATTCGCGAGCCGTCATTTGAATTTTCCTTCCCTTCTGGCCTGGAAGCGCTTCGGCAGCGTCTGCTCGGTGATTTTCCCGGCGAAAAAGGTGCTATCGATGGATATCTGTCCATTATCACGCGGGCCTGCCGGCGGTTGCCTTATATGGACCTTGAAAGCGAAATGCCGGAAAACCTCCTTCCCTTCAGCGTCCACGAACCCACCCTTCAACAAGTCCTGGACGGGCTCACCTCCAACACGCTCCTAAAGTGTGTGCTTTCCGCACACTGCCTCCTCCACGGTGTGTCCCCTTGCGAAGTACCCATAACAAACCACGCCGGCGTAGTGGTGCCCTATTATCGTTCCTCGCACGCCATAGTGGGTGGCGGAGCAAGCCTCGCGAGGTTCTTTGAAGAAAGGCTCGGGGATCTGGGAACCGATATCTATTGCGGACGGGGGGCAACGGGGCTGGCGTGGGCTGGCGACCGCTCCATCTCGGGAGTATGTTTGGAAAACGGGGAAACCATACCGTGCGGCGGCGTCGTCTGCACCGTCCACCCCTCGTATCTGGTCGACATACTGCCCGAATGGGCCTTCCGCCCTGCCTTGCGGGACCACTTGAAAACCCTGGAGGATACTTCGTCGGCAATCTCCCTTTTCGGAACGTGTAAGAAACCCGCCGAAACACTCTCCCGCTCGAACATCTTCCACATGCCCAGCGCCCTATACCCTGCTGTCGCCGGCAATACCAACATAGAGCAAAACCCCCTGTTCATCTCCGGCGGGCCCCGAAGAAACGACAAGTACGAGGCCGGGGTCATCGTGATCTCCCCCTATCCCAACACACGGGATCGCATCTTCAGGGCACAGGGTCTTCCAGCCGGCCGGCAGCAATACGACCGGTGGAAGGGGGAAGCGACGCGTCGTCTCGCGGCCCATGTGGAAAATTCGATCCCCGAACTTCACAACAACATGGAGATTGTTGAATCGGCAACACCCTTTACCTTCATGGGGTTCACCAACAACCCCACCGGCGGTCTCTACGGGGTAAAACATAAATCCGGACAATACAACCCCATGCCGATGACAAAGATCGACAAGGTCTTTGTCGCCGGGCAGGCGGTTACGGCCCCGGGGATACTCGGGGCTGCCATTTCGGGGTTCGTTGCTTCCGGGTGCATTGTAGGGCATGAAAAACTACGAAAAGAACTGAGGGCGTATATATGA